One window of Metopolophium dirhodum isolate CAU chromosome 3, ASM1992520v1, whole genome shotgun sequence genomic DNA carries:
- the LOC132941385 gene encoding uncharacterized protein LOC132941385 — translation MSVTTMITTADCELLGRGPVQGSADSDSLATLVRQLCKKQQQRGRLPGRRCTVACSRDAGLEIIPYQRKRPDDEGFESDEDLASLGSYDDPAKRKTGTLAAVSAAAGAASDSANSSGVSEDSDDADAASLRGGQAPVTVATETADGSGREAYGLTDVAFCHTDSAALPGIAVWVIKTRRTPSAGLEAIVVRSRDNRLQDVCRAYQEHSRRMKLEPKPWVGHANGGGGPLSSQRRKVGVSGGSISGNIALTAMPEVNRFNLVQRTDTDGVTHIEVTAGPVVAAANSTSRDSSQSSIISISTPESPRPTTKDRSYGDDNQDRDDGDGGIEPPPQRPERRKYKVKPDDGDGSNEDYRRQQKVVRGQFIRVNVNHCAVLPPASPEPDRKSGQDSPAKSPAGQSPTTIISDRLWSTADYDRLDGRYEQHRQSSRSSSRTRSRSTGPGRRQQQPLQLAAVQPSHPPPVAFSRYPNNEQQQPSSFGNRFFGKLREITSGNQSPPLQDLQPVAFRRRNSVGESVTANFYQYFSHQHHHQHHQHGQYQQQQQQQQQHYQQQLHQQHRQQAKNGGHLKSVIKKNNKSQLYQHTYDEPKKVTFSAYATVQVVD, via the coding sequence ATGAGCGTGACGACAATGATAACGACGGCTGACTGCGAGCTCCTAGGCCGGGGGCCTGTCCAAGGATCTGCTGACTCGGACAGCCTGGCCACGCTGGTCAGACAGCTATGCAAGAAGCAGCAACAACGTGGCCGGTTACCGGGACGCCGGTGTACGGTGGCATGTAGCCGGGATGCCGGGCTGGAGATCATCCCGTACCAGAGGAAGCGGCCAGACGACGAGGGGTTTGAGTCAGATGAGGACTTAGCGTCGCTAGGCTCGTACGACGATCCAGCAAAGAGGAAGACGGGAACGTTGGCAGCTGTGTCGGCGGCGGCAGGTGCAGCGTCGGACAGCGCCAACAGCAGCGGCGTCTCAGAAGACAGCGATGACGCGGACGCCGCTTCACTGAGAGGTGGACAGGCGCCAGTCACGGTCGCCACGGAGACGGCCGACGGATCTGGTCGGGAGGCATATGGGCTCACCGACGTGGCGTTCTGTCACACAGATTCAGCTGCACTACCTGGTATCGCAGTATGGGTGATCAAGACCAGGAGGACGCCATCCGCAGGCCTAGAAGCCATCGTGGTCCGGAGCCGGGACAACCGGCTGCAGGACGTGTGTCGGGCGTACCAGGAACACAGCAGGCGCATGAAGTTGGAACCGAAGCCTTGGGTCGGCCATGCGAATGGTGGCGGTGGACCGTTGTCATCGCAGAGGCGCAAAGTCGGCGTCAGCGGTGGCAGCATAAGTGGCAACATAGCACTAACAGCAATGCCCGAAGTGAACCGATTCAACCTGGTGCAGCGGACCGACACCGACGGGGTGACGCACATCGAAGTGACAGCGGGACCTGTGGTGGCGGCGGCTAACTCAACCTCCAGGGACTCGTCTCAGTCAAGCATCATAAGCATAAGCACGCCCGAATCTCCAAGGCCGACGACCAAAGACCGATCTTACGGAGACGATAATCAAGACCGAGACGATGGTGACGGTGGCATTGAGCCACCTCCGCAGAGACCGGAAAGGAGGAAATATAAGGTGAAACCGGACGATGGTGACGGAAGTAACGAAGACTACAGGCGGCAACAGAAAGTGGTCAGGGGCCAGTTCATTAGGGTCAATGTCAACCATTGCGCCGTGTTGCCGCCGGCCAGCCCGGAACCGGACAGGAAGTCCGGCCAAGACTCACCGGCCAAGTCACCCGCCGGTCAATCGCCAACAACCATCATCTCGGACCGGCTGTGGTCGACGGCCGATTACGACAGGCTGGACGGTCGGTATGAACAACACAGGCAGTCATCGCGGTCCAGCAGTCGGACTCGAAGCAGGAGCACAGGCCCGGGCCGCCGGCAACAACAACCGTTGCAGCTGGCCGCTGTCCAACCGTCACATCCTCCGCCAGTTGCGTTCAGCCGGTACCCGAACAACGAACAGCAGCAGCCATCGTCTTTCGGAAACCGGTTCTTCGGAAAACTCCGTGAGATAACTTCTGGAAATCAGTCACCGCCACTACAGGACCTTCAACCCGTAGCTTTCCGGCGCCGCAACAGCGTCGGCGAATCTGTCACCGCCaacttttatcaatattttagccATCAACACCACCATCAACATCACCAACACGGACAATatcagcaacaacaacaacaacagcaacagcacTATCAGCAGCAGCTCCACCAGCAGCATAGGCAGCAGGCCAAAAATGGCGGACATCTCAAGTCAGTAATCAAGAAAAACAACAAGAGCCAACTCTATCAACATACCTACGACGAACCCAAAAAGGTCACGTTCAGCGCCTACGCCACTGTTCAAGTTGTCGATTAA